From the Leifsonia sp. AG29 genome, one window contains:
- a CDS encoding helix-turn-helix domain-containing protein has product MGFKATEWAYGLHIAPATKSVLLALAHRADDKTFECFPGQQVLASMTGASLRTVSRALNELEAQGAITRKQRRRPGGSRTSDLCILNLSYATQSHQTESHVTESHETEGPTSPDTESKLTGQSGRHIEEEQSGDHSEDHSDTRAALEVDAEGIDRQTARSAS; this is encoded by the coding sequence GTGGGGTTCAAGGCGACGGAATGGGCATACGGCCTTCATATCGCACCCGCGACGAAGTCCGTACTCCTGGCTCTTGCCCACCGCGCCGATGACAAGACGTTCGAGTGCTTCCCCGGCCAGCAGGTCCTCGCGAGCATGACCGGAGCGTCACTCCGGACCGTGTCACGAGCCCTCAACGAGCTCGAGGCACAAGGTGCGATCACACGAAAGCAGCGTCGTCGGCCAGGGGGATCTCGAACGAGCGACCTCTGCATTCTCAACCTCTCGTACGCGACGCAGAGTCACCAGACAGAGAGTCATGTGACAGAGAGTCACGAGACAGAAGGACCGACCTCACCGGACACAGAGTCCAAACTCACCGGACAGAGTGGCAGGCATATAGAGGAAGAACAATCAGGGGATCACTCAGAAGATCACTCAGATACTCGCGCTGCGCTCGAGGTCGACGCCGAGGGCATCGACCGCCAGACCGCAAGGAGCGCAAGTTGA
- a CDS encoding helix-turn-helix domain-containing protein, whose product MTLNDVRDRATTTPEEAADLLGMGMRQTYAALKDGSLPSIRLSRRYLVPVPALLRLLGEDS is encoded by the coding sequence ATGACCCTCAACGACGTCCGGGATCGCGCCACCACCACGCCGGAAGAAGCCGCCGATCTGCTCGGGATGGGCATGCGGCAGACGTACGCGGCCCTCAAGGACGGCTCGCTGCCCAGCATCCGCCTGTCGCGCCGTTACCTCGTCCCCGTGCCGGCCCTGCTCCGCCTCCTCGGGGAGGACAGCTGA
- a CDS encoding helix-turn-helix transcriptional regulator, translating to MERLLTIQEVAEACRVSVDTVRFWRKHGTGPKGFRVGRVVRYAESDLKAWINERRQGADK from the coding sequence GTGGAGCGATTGCTCACCATCCAGGAAGTCGCCGAGGCGTGCAGAGTCTCGGTCGACACCGTGCGCTTCTGGCGCAAACACGGCACCGGACCGAAGGGATTCCGCGTCGGCCGAGTCGTCCGCTACGCCGAGAGCGACCTCAAGGCGTGGATCAACGAGCGCCGACAGGGGGCTGACAAATGA
- a CDS encoding helix-turn-helix domain-containing protein, whose product MPRAKRQPTIYAEQTAVRRLAEEREAQGISVRRLAELLSEEGCPMHASAVSDTLNGSRRLSVDELVAFARVLQVPLAQLVEPKAYAQEEIARLQNRAEYATAAWEFAQEFSAKADADYRRAVLALDSYWRQHPEGRPQGDPEGQIRRGSRAIDRHKDRLRDAVKNAERLSLE is encoded by the coding sequence ATGCCCCGGGCGAAACGACAGCCGACTATATACGCCGAGCAGACAGCCGTGCGCCGGCTCGCCGAGGAGCGGGAAGCGCAGGGCATCTCTGTCCGCCGGCTGGCGGAACTCCTCAGCGAGGAGGGGTGCCCGATGCATGCGTCGGCAGTTAGTGACACCTTGAACGGAAGCCGGCGTCTGTCGGTGGATGAACTCGTTGCCTTCGCCCGCGTGCTGCAGGTGCCCCTCGCGCAACTCGTGGAGCCCAAGGCCTACGCCCAGGAAGAGATCGCACGCCTGCAGAACCGAGCGGAGTACGCCACGGCCGCGTGGGAGTTCGCTCAAGAGTTCAGCGCCAAGGCTGACGCGGACTACAGGCGCGCGGTGCTCGCTCTCGACTCCTACTGGCGTCAGCACCCCGAGGGGCGCCCACAAGGTGACCCAGAGGGGCAAATAAGGCGCGGCTCGCGCGCCATCGATAGGCACAAAGACCGGCTGAGGGATGCGGTGAAGAACGCGGAGCGCCTCAGCTTGGAATAG
- a CDS encoding site-specific integrase — MSSDIYRRCGCRDAAGKLYPPLPDRASADAKARTCPRLLSDPKHGSWGYAISGGVDPATGKRVQPRKMGFATKAEAQKERAAALTEVTSGRWKGHQTTAVGEYLIAWLRDRVDGKRRPSTAAMYRRYVEQDIIPALGRLRLAELRRAQVDKFIRDLERAGRGATTIRRIHATLSSALSTAETLDLVDYNAAAKVALPTVTKAKITMWEPSLANTFLTAAGGHRLGAMFELEVRTGLRRGELCGLRWSDVDFDNRELHARVQLSQVRGKVAEGPIKTESGQDRTVSLDSEAIGALMVWKLRQDMERDAWGADYVESGRVFTYENGEQLRPDHVSRVFASLVAKAELPKIRFHDLRHLHASLLIAAGVPLAVISKRLGHSTISITSDLYGHLLRDANRDAAEAASSLLQRAAS, encoded by the coding sequence ATGAGCAGTGACATCTACCGCCGGTGCGGCTGTCGGGACGCGGCGGGGAAGCTGTACCCGCCGCTCCCCGACCGGGCGAGCGCGGACGCGAAGGCACGGACCTGCCCGAGGCTGCTGAGCGACCCTAAACACGGTTCATGGGGCTACGCCATCTCGGGCGGTGTCGATCCAGCGACCGGAAAGCGGGTTCAGCCGCGCAAGATGGGCTTCGCGACGAAGGCGGAAGCACAGAAGGAACGTGCCGCCGCGCTGACCGAAGTTACGTCGGGGCGGTGGAAGGGCCACCAGACCACAGCGGTCGGCGAGTACCTCATCGCGTGGCTTCGAGACCGCGTGGACGGCAAGCGACGGCCCTCCACGGCCGCGATGTATCGCCGGTACGTCGAGCAGGACATCATCCCTGCACTCGGGCGCCTGCGGCTCGCTGAGCTGCGCCGAGCTCAGGTCGACAAGTTCATCCGCGACCTCGAGCGCGCCGGCCGCGGAGCGACGACCATCCGCCGCATCCATGCCACGCTGTCCAGCGCGCTCAGCACAGCCGAGACACTCGACCTGGTCGACTACAACGCTGCTGCGAAAGTCGCGCTCCCGACCGTGACCAAGGCGAAGATCACCATGTGGGAGCCGAGCCTCGCAAACACCTTCCTCACCGCTGCCGGCGGCCATCGCCTCGGGGCGATGTTTGAGCTCGAGGTTCGCACCGGGTTGCGGCGTGGGGAACTGTGCGGCCTGCGCTGGTCCGACGTCGACTTCGATAACCGGGAACTCCACGCCCGAGTGCAGTTGTCTCAGGTCCGTGGGAAAGTCGCAGAGGGGCCGATCAAGACGGAGTCAGGCCAGGACCGCACCGTCTCCCTCGACTCGGAGGCCATCGGCGCGCTCATGGTGTGGAAGCTGCGGCAAGACATGGAACGCGACGCGTGGGGCGCGGACTACGTCGAGTCGGGCCGCGTGTTCACCTACGAGAACGGGGAGCAGCTGCGCCCCGATCACGTCTCCCGGGTGTTCGCGTCGCTGGTGGCAAAGGCCGAGCTGCCTAAGATCCGCTTCCACGATCTCAGGCACCTCCACGCGTCGCTGCTCATCGCTGCCGGCGTCCCGCTCGCGGTGATCAGCAAGAGGCTCGGGCACAGCACCATCTCGATCACCTCGGACCTCTACGGGCACCTCCTCCGAGACGCAAACCGCGATGCTGCGGAGGCAGCCTCGTCGCTGTTGCAGCGGGCAGCGTCGTAG
- a CDS encoding inositol monophosphatase family protein, protein MTSSAELLEIAVTVARRAAALAQQRRYDGVEVAASKSTISDIVTQADREAERLIRGALEAARPRDGFLGEESGGEAGESGLTWVVDPIDGTVNYFYGIPAYAVSVAVVEGDPDPATWRTLAGAVVNPVLGEVFTAYEGGGARLNGTPLHVTEGVGLDLALVGTGFGYDPEVRLKQARFVAELIGKVRDVRRIGAASLDLCNVAAGRLDAYFERGLNPWDHAAGALIAKEAGARIGGLGEAPGGRELIVAAAPDLFEQLDPIVQEYYTRW, encoded by the coding sequence ATGACCTCCTCCGCCGAGCTTCTCGAGATCGCCGTCACCGTCGCACGCCGGGCAGCCGCCCTGGCGCAGCAGCGGAGATACGACGGCGTGGAGGTCGCCGCCTCCAAGTCGACCATCAGCGACATCGTGACGCAGGCCGACCGGGAGGCGGAGCGTCTGATCCGCGGTGCTCTCGAGGCCGCTCGGCCGCGCGACGGCTTCCTCGGCGAGGAGTCGGGCGGCGAGGCGGGCGAGAGCGGCCTCACCTGGGTCGTCGACCCCATCGACGGCACCGTCAACTACTTCTACGGGATCCCGGCCTACGCCGTGAGCGTCGCGGTCGTGGAGGGAGACCCCGACCCGGCGACGTGGCGCACGCTCGCCGGCGCCGTGGTCAATCCGGTGCTCGGCGAGGTGTTCACCGCGTACGAGGGAGGCGGTGCTCGCCTGAACGGGACGCCCCTCCACGTCACCGAGGGTGTCGGGCTGGATCTCGCGCTCGTCGGCACCGGGTTCGGGTACGACCCCGAGGTGCGGCTCAAGCAGGCGCGGTTCGTCGCCGAGCTGATCGGCAAGGTGCGCGATGTCCGGCGGATCGGCGCCGCCTCCCTCGACCTGTGCAACGTCGCGGCGGGCCGTCTCGACGCCTACTTCGAGCGCGGGCTGAACCCGTGGGATCACGCCGCTGGAGCGCTCATCGCCAAGGAGGCCGGCGCGCGGATCGGCGGCCTGGGGGAGGCGCCCGGCGGTCGCGAGCTCATCGTCGCCGCGGCGCCGGACCTGTTCGAGCAGCTCGACCCGATTGTGCAGGAGTACTACACGCGCTGGTGA
- a CDS encoding glycoside hydrolase family 13 protein gives MIRIPTTTPPTRALSPSTPGREWWRSAVIYQVYPRSFADADGDGMGDLPGITHRLPALQQLGVDAVWLSPFQTSPQRDAGYDVADYRDVDPRFGTLADFDALLETAHGLGMRVIIDIVPNHSSSDHAWFQEALAAGPGSPERDRYMFRDGKGENGDLPPNNWQSIFGGPAWTRVTEADGRPGQWYLHLFDKSQPDLNWENPWIWEQFRGILRFWLDRGVDGFRVDVAHGMVKEAGLPDYTPPESAGSMGAGQVGPGTGGIPLEPEIGGHGETEPATPPYFAQDGVHEIYRDWHKVLEEYEGDRVLCGEAWVEPLETLAHWVRPDEMQQTFNFGYLETPWEAAPLRSVIDRSISVFGSVGAPSTWVLSNHDVVRHATRLALENINVQGHGIGPKTTGIADPAFALRRARAATALMLALPGSAYLYQGEELGLPEAIDLPDEARQDPTWFRTNGERYGRDGCRVPIPWEGTEPSYGFGPSDRSWLPQPASWAEYTRSSQEGVPGSTLTMYQEALAARREHDLAFGELDWFDLGPDVLAFRSGGVTVVSNLGTTPVTPPAGRIILESGPLENGALPQDTTVWLV, from the coding sequence GTGATCCGTATTCCGACCACGACCCCTCCCACCCGCGCCCTCTCCCCCTCCACGCCCGGCCGCGAGTGGTGGCGCTCCGCCGTCATCTACCAGGTGTACCCGCGGTCGTTCGCCGACGCCGACGGCGACGGCATGGGCGACCTCCCGGGCATCACCCACCGCCTCCCGGCCCTGCAGCAGCTGGGCGTCGACGCCGTCTGGCTGTCGCCGTTCCAGACCTCGCCGCAGCGCGACGCGGGCTACGACGTGGCCGACTACCGCGACGTCGACCCGCGCTTCGGCACCCTCGCCGACTTCGACGCCCTTCTGGAGACGGCGCACGGACTCGGCATGCGCGTGATCATCGACATCGTCCCCAACCACTCCTCGAGCGACCACGCCTGGTTCCAGGAGGCGCTGGCCGCCGGCCCGGGAAGCCCCGAGCGCGACCGCTACATGTTCCGCGACGGCAAGGGCGAGAACGGCGACCTCCCGCCCAACAACTGGCAGTCGATCTTCGGCGGCCCGGCGTGGACGCGGGTCACCGAGGCCGACGGCCGTCCGGGCCAGTGGTACCTCCACCTGTTCGACAAGTCGCAGCCGGACCTCAACTGGGAGAACCCGTGGATCTGGGAGCAGTTCCGCGGCATCCTCCGCTTCTGGCTCGACCGCGGCGTCGACGGCTTCCGCGTCGATGTCGCCCACGGCATGGTCAAGGAGGCGGGCCTCCCGGACTACACGCCTCCGGAGAGCGCGGGCTCGATGGGCGCGGGCCAGGTCGGCCCGGGAACGGGCGGCATCCCGCTCGAGCCCGAGATCGGCGGCCACGGCGAGACCGAGCCGGCGACCCCGCCCTACTTCGCGCAGGACGGCGTCCACGAGATCTACCGCGACTGGCACAAGGTGCTCGAGGAGTACGAGGGCGATCGCGTGCTCTGCGGCGAGGCCTGGGTGGAGCCGCTCGAGACGCTGGCCCACTGGGTCCGCCCCGACGAGATGCAGCAGACCTTCAACTTCGGCTACCTCGAGACCCCGTGGGAGGCGGCGCCCCTTCGCTCGGTGATCGACCGCTCCATCAGCGTCTTCGGCAGCGTCGGCGCGCCGAGCACCTGGGTGCTCTCCAACCACGACGTCGTCCGTCATGCCACGCGCCTCGCCCTCGAGAACATCAACGTGCAGGGTCACGGCATCGGCCCGAAGACGACGGGGATCGCCGACCCGGCCTTCGCCCTGCGGCGCGCCCGCGCGGCGACCGCCCTCATGCTGGCCCTCCCCGGCTCGGCCTACCTGTACCAGGGCGAGGAGCTCGGCCTCCCCGAGGCGATCGACCTGCCCGACGAGGCCCGTCAGGACCCGACCTGGTTCCGCACGAACGGCGAGCGCTACGGCCGCGACGGCTGCCGCGTGCCGATCCCGTGGGAGGGCACCGAGCCCTCGTACGGCTTCGGCCCGTCCGACCGCAGCTGGCTGCCGCAGCCTGCGTCCTGGGCCGAGTACACGCGCTCCTCGCAGGAGGGCGTCCCCGGCTCGACGCTGACCATGTACCAGGAGGCGCTGGCCGCCCGCCGTGAGCACGACCTGGCCTTCGGCGAGCTCGACTGGTTCGACCTCGGACCGGACGTCCTCGCCTTCCGCTCCGGCGGTGTGACGGTCGTCAGCAACCTGGGGACCACGCCGGTCACGCCTCCCGCGGGCCGGATCATCCTCGAGAGCGGCCCGCTGGAGAACGGCGCACTCCCGCAGGACACCACCGTGTGGCTCGTCTGA
- a CDS encoding LacI family DNA-binding transcriptional regulator: MAGIDDVARLAGVSTATVSRALSGSVKVSDATRLKVTEAADALGYVVSSYASSLASGRTRNVGAVVPHLNRWFFASVIEGAERALLRRGYDLTLYNLSGGGEERRTVFERHLLRQRVDAVIAISLELTDEEIGRLLRIGKPLVSVGGPLKGVRSLSIDDVAVAQLATAHLIALGHRRIAHIGGGREYDLDFHIPTSRRHGYERALTAAGIPIEPALYRTADFTIAGGYAAAKQLLGTPGDRPTGIFAASDEMAIGALLAARDLGISVPHDVSVVGIDDYELSEFFGLSTVAQFPGRQGELAVDLLMRTLEPSGEHQPDAASMSSSADAGATIPVPYELIVRGSTAAPALG, from the coding sequence ATGGCGGGCATCGACGATGTCGCACGGCTGGCCGGCGTCTCCACGGCCACGGTGTCGCGCGCGCTCAGCGGCAGCGTGAAGGTCTCCGACGCCACGCGACTCAAGGTGACCGAGGCCGCCGACGCCCTCGGGTACGTCGTCTCGTCGTACGCCTCGAGCCTCGCCTCCGGCCGGACGCGCAACGTCGGAGCCGTCGTCCCGCATCTCAACCGCTGGTTCTTCGCGTCCGTCATCGAGGGCGCCGAGCGGGCGCTCCTCCGGCGCGGCTACGACCTGACGCTGTACAACCTGAGCGGCGGAGGCGAGGAGCGGCGGACGGTCTTCGAGCGGCACCTGCTCCGCCAGCGCGTGGACGCGGTGATCGCCATCTCGCTCGAACTCACCGACGAGGAGATCGGCCGCCTCCTGCGCATCGGCAAGCCGCTCGTGAGCGTCGGCGGCCCCCTGAAGGGCGTCCGCTCCCTGTCGATCGACGACGTCGCCGTGGCCCAGCTCGCCACCGCGCACCTGATCGCCCTGGGGCACCGGCGGATCGCGCACATCGGCGGCGGCCGCGAGTACGACCTCGACTTCCACATCCCGACCAGTCGCCGTCACGGCTACGAGCGGGCGCTCACAGCCGCGGGCATCCCGATCGAGCCCGCGCTGTACCGCACCGCCGACTTCACGATCGCGGGCGGTTACGCCGCGGCGAAGCAGCTTCTCGGCACGCCCGGCGACCGGCCGACGGGAATCTTCGCCGCCTCCGATGAGATGGCGATCGGCGCCCTCCTGGCCGCGCGCGACCTCGGCATCTCCGTCCCCCACGACGTCTCGGTGGTCGGCATCGACGACTACGAGCTCTCGGAGTTCTTCGGTCTGAGCACGGTGGCGCAGTTCCCCGGGCGCCAGGGCGAGCTCGCGGTCGACCTGCTGATGCGCACCCTCGAACCGTCGGGCGAGCACCAGCCCGATGCGGCTAGCATGTCCTCCAGCGCCGACGCCGGTGCAACGATCCCGGTCCCGTACGAGCTCATCGTGCGAGGGAGCACCGCCGCACCAGCGCTCGGCTGA
- a CDS encoding sugar ABC transporter substrate-binding protein, translating to MTVRPRILLTTAAALTAVLALAGCSAGGSSSASGDSASKTPLTVWVDADRAKVMKDAAASFTKETGVKVTLVQKDFGKIQDQFVAQVPTGKGPDITIGANDWTGNFVANGVVQPIELGDKASGFQKVAVDAMTYEGKTYGLPYSIENIAILRNTALAPEPATSYADMVSKGFLVQVGPQSDPYHLYPFQASFGAPVFGTNSTGGYDPKKLELGGTNGDAFASWLAEQGKAGVLSTSVTGDIAKEQFLAGKAPFFLTGPWNVADAQKAGIKLAVDPIPSAGGKPATPFVGVQGFFISSKTKNKLAANEFLTNYIGTEKVQTELFKVGARPPALTAAFKKAASDPIIEGFGKVGATGQPMPNIPAMGKVWQFWGVTQASIIGGKGDPAQLWQKMTSDIQAAIQQ from the coding sequence ATGACGGTGAGACCCCGCATCCTGTTGACCACCGCGGCCGCGCTGACGGCCGTCCTCGCGCTCGCCGGCTGCTCGGCCGGAGGGTCGTCCTCCGCTTCGGGTGACTCCGCGAGCAAGACCCCGCTGACCGTCTGGGTCGACGCCGACCGCGCGAAGGTCATGAAGGATGCGGCCGCCTCCTTCACCAAGGAGACCGGCGTCAAGGTCACGCTCGTCCAGAAGGACTTCGGCAAGATCCAGGACCAGTTCGTCGCCCAGGTCCCGACCGGCAAGGGCCCCGACATCACGATCGGCGCCAACGACTGGACCGGCAACTTCGTCGCGAACGGCGTCGTCCAGCCGATCGAGCTCGGCGACAAGGCCTCCGGCTTCCAGAAGGTCGCCGTCGACGCGATGACCTACGAGGGCAAGACCTACGGCCTCCCGTACTCGATCGAGAACATCGCGATCCTCCGCAACACGGCTCTCGCCCCCGAGCCCGCGACCTCGTACGCCGACATGGTGTCGAAGGGCTTCCTCGTCCAGGTCGGCCCGCAGTCCGACCCGTACCACCTGTACCCGTTCCAGGCCTCGTTCGGCGCCCCGGTGTTCGGCACCAACTCGACCGGCGGCTACGACCCCAAGAAGCTCGAGCTCGGCGGCACCAACGGCGACGCCTTCGCCTCCTGGCTGGCGGAGCAGGGCAAGGCCGGGGTGCTCAGCACCTCCGTCACCGGCGACATCGCCAAGGAGCAGTTCCTCGCCGGGAAGGCCCCGTTCTTCCTGACCGGCCCGTGGAACGTGGCCGACGCGCAGAAGGCGGGCATCAAGCTCGCGGTCGACCCGATCCCGTCCGCCGGCGGCAAGCCGGCGACCCCGTTCGTGGGCGTCCAGGGCTTCTTCATCAGCTCGAAGACCAAGAACAAGCTCGCGGCCAACGAGTTCCTCACCAACTACATCGGCACCGAGAAGGTCCAGACCGAGCTCTTCAAGGTGGGCGCCCGGCCGCCGGCGCTGACCGCCGCCTTCAAGAAGGCCGCCAGCGACCCGATCATCGAGGGCTTCGGCAAGGTCGGCGCGACCGGCCAGCCGATGCCGAACATCCCCGCGATGGGCAAGGTCTGGCAGTTCTGGGGCGTCACCCAGGCGTCGATCATCGGCGGCAAGGGCGACCCGGCGCAGCTCTGGCAGAAGATGACCAGCGACATCCAGGCGGCCATCCAGCAGTGA